The Comamonas testosteroni genome contains the following window.
GGCCGGGCTTTGCACGCTTGTTCGAGGCCATGGGCGGCCTGACCTACATCAGCGGCGAAGCCCAGGGAGCGCCCATGCACTCCGGCTACCCACTGGCCGACAACGTCGGCGGACTGTTCGGTGCGGTAGGCGTGCTGGCTGCGCTGTGGCGCCGCGCCCGCAACCCGCAGGCCCCGGGCGAGGAAATCGATCTGTCGCTGACCGAGGCCACACTCAAGCTGCTCGAGTTCCTGCCCATCCAGCACGAGCAGCTGGGCACCGTGTATCAGCGTTCGGGCAATGCCAACCAGTACTCTGCACCGGCTGCGGTCTACCGCACTGCCGACGGGCAATGGGTATCACTGTCGGGCAGCACCAATGCCATGTTTGCCAACAACTGCCGCGCCATAGGCCGGCCCGAGCTGATAGACGAGCCATGCTTCGCCAACAACCGCGGCCGCGTGCAGCATGCCCAGGAGCTGAACGGCATCTTCGCGGCCTGGTGCGCAGCACATCCGCTGGCGGCGGTGCTGGCCGCCTTCGAAGCGGCGCAGGGCACCATCGCCCCGGTCTACGGCATCGACCAGATCGAGGCCGACCCGCACATGCGCGCTCGCCAGGCCCTTTGCGACGTGCCCGACCGGGACTTCGGCAGCGTGCGCATGGCCAATGTGGTGCCGCGGTTCGCCCGATCGCCCGGCCGCATCCGCCACGCCGGCGGTTCACTGGGGCAGGACAACGAAGCGTTCTACCAGGGCGAGCTGGCAATGCCTGCCGCCGAACTGGCCCGCCTGCGCGAGGCAGGCGTCATCTGAGGCGAATCTGAAACAAAGGAGACCCCATGTCGATTCCCGAATCCCACCACCCGCTTGTGCGCCTGTCGCCCGATGAAGCCGCACTGCTTGAGCGCGTGAAAACTCTGGTGGCCGAGCGCATCGGCCCGGACGCCGAGCGCGTGGCCCAGCAGGACGTCTTCGCCTGGGATACCTTCCGGCTGCTATGTCGCGAAGGCATCGTCGCCACCGCGTTCCCGCGCACGCACGGCGGCAGCGAGGCGTCGATGATGCTGCGCGTGCGCATCATCGAGGAAGTGGCGTCCGTGTGTTCGACAGCCGCTTCGCTGGTCACAGGCACCGACCTGTCATCGCGCCCCATCGTGGCCGGCGGCAGCGAGGCGCTGCGCAGCGCGCTGATCCCCGACCTGGCCAGCGGCGCACGCCAGTCGGCCTTCGCACTGACCGAGCCCGGCGCAGGCAGCGACGTGGCGCGGCTGGGAGCGCACTATGCACCGGCGCCGCAGGGCGGCTGGACGCTCAATGGCCAGAAGAAGTTCATCACGCGCGCCAACGTGGCCGACATGTTCGTGGTGGTGGCGCGCCAGGCGGACGGTCCCGGCGGCGGCCGCGGACTGAGCGCCTTCGTCGTACCGCGCGACACGCCCGGCATCACGGTATCGCCGGTGATTCCCAAGCTGGGCTGGTACGGCGTGCCGATCGCGCTGGTCAGCTTCGACGACGTGCACATCGCGCCGGAGCACCTGCTCGGCAAGGAAGGCGAAGGCATGGCGCTGGCTCAGGACACCTTGCTGCGCGCACGCATCGGCCACGCTGCGATCGCGCTGGGCCGCGCCGCAGGTGCGCTGCAGATTGCCGCCCAGTACGCCAACCAGCGCCAGGTCTTCGGGCAGCCGGTGGGTGCGCACCAGGGCATCCAGTGGATGGTGGCCGAGATGGCGGCCCAGATCGAGGCCGCACGCTGTCTGGTCTACAGCACCGCGCAGCGCTACGACGCAGGCGATGCCGACGTGGCCATCCATGCATCGATCGCCAAGCTGCATGCCACCGACCTGTGCATGCGCATCGTGGTCGACTGCCTGCAACTGCTGGGCGGCAACGGCTACCTCAAGGCCTTCCCGCTCGAGCGCTTCCTGCGCGACGCCAAGATGAACCAGATCGGCGAAGGTACCAGCGAGATTCACAAGACGCTGATCGGCCGCCATGTGCTGCGGCGCGCCGCCGCGCTGCCGCAGCACCCTTGCCTGGACATGGAGCCGGAGCTGTGGACATGAGCAATGCACTGACCAACGACCTCTGCCGGCGGCTGGGCATACGCCTGCCCATCTTTGGTCTGGCCCACCGCATCGAAGTGGCCGCCGCGATCTCACGGGCCGGCGGGCTGGGCGTCTATGCCGCCGCGCGTGACGGCCCGCACGAGCTGCAGAAAAAGCTGCGCCAGCTGCGCGAACTGTGCCCCGACCACCCGGTGGGCGTGGACCTGCTGCTGCCCACCGGCCTGCCCGAACACGACGACCGCGCAGCCGTGGCTGCCGCGCTGCCCCAGGTGCACAGGGATTTCGTGCAGGGCCTGTTCAGGCAATACGACGTGCCGCCCGCCACCGAAGGCAACTTCTTCTCGCAGTACGTACGCTCGCAGAGCCTGTTCGAGGAGCAGGTGGACGCCATTGCGGGCAGCGATATCGAGGTCTTTGCCGCCGGCGTCGGCACGCCGGTGGAGGCGCTGGCACGCATCAAGGCCCGCGGCCTGCACACCATCGCCCTGGTCGGCAGCGTGCGCCATGCGCAAAAGGCGATCGCAGCCGGGGCCGACATCCTGGTGGCCCAGGGCTATGACGCGGGCGGCCACACGGGGCCCATCGGCACCTTCACGCTGGTACCGCAGATCGTGGCGGCAGCCGAGGGCCGGCCAGTCATCGCGGCCGGCGGCATCGGCACCGGGGCGCAGGTGGCGGCCTCGCTGGCCCTGGGCGCGCAAGGTGCCTGGCTGGGCACGCTATGGCTGGGCACGCGCGAGCACGAAATGCCGCAGGCGCTGGCGAAGAAGCTGATCAAGGCCGACAGCGAAGACACGGTGATCACCCGCGCCCACAGCGGCAAGCCCTGCCGCGTGCTGCGCAGCGCGTTCAGCGACGCCTGGGCACAGCCCGGCGCACCCGAGCCACTGTCCATGCCCTACCAGCAGGCTCTCACCGGCGATCTGCTGGCGGCGGTGGAACAGCACCAGATCGGGCCGCTGATGTACGAGGCTGCGGGGCAGAGCGTGCACTGGCTGCGCGGAATCGAGCCCGTGGCCGCCGTGATGGACCGCCTGGTGACCGAGACACGCCAGGCCCTGCAATCAATGGCGGGTTACATCGCCTAGAACCGGAGAGACGAGCATGGACCGTCGGCAATTCCACCTTCACCTTCACCTGTTGCTGGCCGGTCTGGTGCCCGGCATGTCCCGCGCCGGCACCTCGCCAAGCCATGACGGCTACCCCGATCGACCGATCCGCATCGTGGTGCCCTATCCCGCAGGCGGCGTCGTCGACGTGGTGCTGCGCGCCGTCTGCGACCCGCTTTCCAGCGCACTGCCGCAGCGCATCGTGGTCGACAACCGCCCGGGCGCCGACGGGCGCATCGGCATCGATGCGGTGGCCAGGGCCCCGGCCGACGGCTATACGCTGCTGGCGGCGTCCCCGATCCTGACGACAGCCGAGCACCTGATGCCCGACAGCCGGCTGCGCAGCAGGGATTTCGTCGGCATCTGCGGCATCGCCTCCGCGCCGACGGTGTTCGTGGTGCACGACACGGTGCCCGCCAGGACGCTGAAGGAGTTCGTTGCGCTGGCGGCCCTCAGACCGGGCGAGTTCAACGCAGCCAACCCCGGCACCGGCAGCTCTATCCACCTGGCGCAGGAACTGTTCTTCGAGCGCACCGGCATCCGCTTGACCAACGTGAGCTACAAGGGCCAGCCGCCGGCGCTGCTGGACCTGGGCTCCGGCCTGCTGCAGTTCGCGCTGATCTCGCAGAACCTGGTGCTGCCGCTGATCCAGTCCGGCAAGGTACGGGCTCTGGCTGTCAACGCCGCAGCGCGCACGCGCTCGCTGCCCGAGGTACCCACCATCGCACAGGCCGGCTATCCCGATATCCTGGTGCAGTCCTGGTACGGCATTGGCGCACCGGCGAAGACGCCCGTGCCGGTGGTCGAGTGGCTGAGCCAGCAGTTCCAGCGCGCGCTGGCGACGCCCGAAGTGCGCGCGCGGCTGGCTGCCACCGATGCGGAAATCCTGGCGCTGGATGCGGCACGCTTCACCGAGCTTATCGCCGTGGAGACCAGGCGCTGGGGCGCGTTGATCCACAAGCGCGGCATACGGTTGTGAGCGCCCGCGCCAAGAGCCGCAACTAGGGAAGATGCGAGGCGCCGCGCGCCGCGCCCTGCCCACAATCGATGACCATGCTCTCCCCCAGCCAAGTCATCGTTGTGGCCACGCCGGTCTTTTTTGCATTGATTGCCGTGGAATGGGCCGTCAGCCTCAGGCGCGGGCGCAATGCCTATGCGCTGGCCGATGCCATCAGCTCGCTGAACCTGGGCGTCCTGAGCCAGACCAGCGCCGTCTTCACCAAGCTGCTGACGCTGGGCATCTACACCGTCGTGGCCAGCCATGTGGCGCTGATCGAGGCCGATGCCTTCTGGCTCAGCCTGCCGGGCTGGCTGCTGGCCCTGCTGTTCTACGACCTCTGCTACTACTGGCTGCACCGCATGGGTCATGAAGTGGGCGTGCTCTGGGCCGCCCACGCCGTGCACCACCAAAGCCAGGCCTACAACCTCTCCACCGCGCTGCGCCAGACCAGCTCCGGCGCGCTGCTGGGCTGGATCTTCTATCTGCCCATGGCCCTGGCCGGCGTGCCGCCGCTGGTGTTTGCCGTGGTCGGGCTGATCGACCTGCTCTACCAGTTCTGGGTGCATACCGAGCAGGTCAGGAAGCTGGGCTGGTTCGACCGCTGGTTCTGCGCGCCCAGCAATCACCGCGTGCACCATGCCGTCAACGAGCGCTATCTGGACCGGAACTACGGCGGTATTCTCATCGTCTGGGACCGGCTCTTTGGCACTTACAAGACCGAGGACGACGAGGAGCCCTGCGTTTACGGCACGCGCGGCCTGCTCAAGAGCTGGGACCCGCTGTGGGCCAACTTCAGCGTCTACCGCCAGCTGGCGCATGACAGCTGGCACGCACGCAGCTGGATGGACAAGGTCCGCGTCTGGTTCAAGCCGCCGGGCTGGCGGCCAGCCGATGTGGCGCAGCGCTTTCCCAGGCCCGTCTTCGATCTGGACGAGCACCGCATCATCTATTCGCCTCCCATGGGCACTGGGCTGCGCTGGTTTGCCGGCCTGCAGTTCGCGGCGCTGGTTGCAGGCACTTCGGTCTTTCTCTGGCATGCCGACCAGTCGCCGCTGGCCACCAATCTGATCTGGTTCGGCGTGCTGCTCACCGGGCAATGGGCTCTGGGCGCTGCCATGCAGGGACGCATCAGTCTGTGGCTGGCGCTGATGCTGCAAAGCGGCGCACTGGCCACGGCCACGGCGGCGCTCGGTCTGCAGCCATGGCATTGGCTGTTCAAGCCCGCCACCATGGTTTTTGCTCTCATATGCATAGCATCTTGCGCAAGACATGCCTTGCACACAATGCAAAACCTGCCTCAAATACATGTTCAAGTGCTGCTGGCTGCTATTGTTTTTTCCATGGCTGGCGATGTCTTCCTGATGCTGGACGGACAGCTGCAAACCGGTCTGTTCATTCCCGGCCTGATCAGCTTTCTGCTGGCCCATGTCTGCTATGTCGCGCTGTTCAGGTTTGATGTGACCTGGTTTGCCGATCGCCGCGCACTGCTGCTCGTGGCTGCGATCGGCGCCACCATGTATGTCTTTCTCTGGACCCATGGCCTGCCCGCCGCCCTGCGCCTGCCCGTGGCCGCCTATGTCGGCGTCATCGCCCTGATGGCGGCGCAGGCCTGGGGACGCTATCGTCAACTGCGCAGCCGCGCCGCACTGCTGACCGCCCTGGGCGCCAGCTTTTTCATGCTCAGCGACTCCATACTGGCCATCAACCGTTTTGTGCAGCCGCTGCCCTGGTCCTCGGTGAGCGTGCTCGGCAGCTATTACGCCGCACAGGCCCTGATCGTCTGGGGCTGTGTGCGCCAATGGGCCGAGCCTGCAACCCGCCAGACCCCGACGCAATTGCAACTGAAAGCCACCTAGGGTTGACCCTGAACCCGGTCTGGACCGATAATCGGCAGATCGCAATTTCAGGAGTCCCCACGTGGACAGTGCCAGTTCAACCAGTGATTTATCGCACGCCGCAATGGCTGCGAAGCTGGCCGACTGACAGACTCCCCCGGATCGGGAGTCGTCATCGACCGCCCCGCATCCCTTGCCCCTCGCAACTTGCTGTTTGGCTTCCCGACGTTCGGGGCGGCCTGCCGTGCGTAGCACGGGTAGAGCCCTCAAGCTCGCAAGCTCTGCTCATCACTGAGTTTTCGCGTCGCCATCCGCTCCGGCCTCCCGTCGGTTCATGGCCGCGCCAAAACGTTTGTGCCGCGCTGCCGCCTGGCCCGCTCCCTCAACCAATGAGGAGAAAGCCATGAGCAACCGCCTGACCCGCTCTCTGCACCAGCTGCGCCCTCTGCTGCTGCGCGCCCGCGCCACGCCCCGTCCGGCAGCGTCTGCCGCACCGGCAGCCTTGCCGCAAGCGCTGGAACGGACGCTGGAACTCGATGCACTGACCAGTTGGCCCACGCATCGCATCCGCAGCTTTCTGAGCAGCCGCATCGTGCGCTGATCCGACCCATCGCGGACCGGCTCCAACCCGCATTTCATTCACTTTTAACCAAGGAACACGTATGGATCCCGACCCTAGCCGATCTTGCAGCGCGCCCCGTGCGGCGCACTGTCAAGCCATTGGCCTGCGTGTGAGCTTGATGGCTACACGCAGGGACTGGAACCCCGTCCCGGGGCTGGACGCCTGATGCAGTAGCAGCGGCGGGCAGCTCCCGGGCCACCCCAAGGAGTATGCCCATGCAACGCCTCGCCTGGCTGCGCGTGCTGCAACGCAGCCGCCCCGCCCCCCGCTTCAATGACTCTACCCGCCACCATGGCCTGACCCATGCCGTGATCTCGGCACTGACAGAGCGCCGCACCGACGTGCTGCGCCACCTGGTCGACCGCCATGCCGCGCCCATCATGGCCCGCGCCATGGCCAATCTCAGCATCCGCCAGCGCGCCGATGCCCTGTCGCTGCTGACCCAGGAGCAGCGCAGCCGCATCGACAACCAGTTGCGCGCCAGCCAGGCACAGCGGCCCTGGAAACGATTCGGCACCTCCGGCAAGACGCTGCACTGACAGGAGGCCGTGATGCAGACTCTCAAGAACCTGTTCCGGGCCTTTTTGCGCAGCCACCGCCTGGCCGGCCTCTTCGGGCGCCGGCCGATGCCCGCTGGCGGCCCCTCCACCGCCGTCACCGTGCCACCGGCACAGGTACAGGCCCTGCAATCCGCCGCCTGCAGCCCCGTGTCTGGGCTGCTGCAGCAGCTGGACACATCGAGCCGGGGCCTGAGCCCCGAGCAGGCCCGGCAGCGCCAGCTGCGCCATGGGCCCAACGAGGTAGCGCATGAAAAGCCCCTGCCCGCATGGCAGCACCTGTGGCATTGCTACCGCAACCCCTTCAATCTGCTGCTGACGCTGCTGGCCGTGGTCTCCTATGTCACCGAGGACGAGAAAGCCACCATCGTCATCGCCAGCATGGTGCTGCTGTCCACGCTGCTGCGCTTTGTCCAGGAGGGCCGCTCCCGGCGTGCGGCCGCGCGTCTGCAGGCCCTGGTGAGCAACCGCGTCACCGTGCGCCGCAAGACCGATGCATCGGCCGCAGACTTTCGCGACAGCGGCGGAGGCCATGACACCTCGCTGTCCGAGCTGCCCATGCGCGAACTGGTTCCCGGAGACATCGTGGCCCTGTCGGCCGGCGACATGATCCCGGCCGACTGCCGCCTGCTGTCCGCCAAGGACCTGTTCGTGAGCCAGGCAGCCATGACCGGCGAATCGCTGCCCGTGGAAAAGGATGCGCGCACCTTGGCTGCCCTGCAGGCGGGCCAGTTGCTGGAAGCCGGCAACCTGCTCTTCATGGGCACCAATGTAGTCTCGGGCACGGCCATGGCCGTGGTCGTTGCCACGGGCAACCAGACCTATTTCGGCACGCTGGCAGCGCGCATCACCCACCAGGACCGCACGGCCACGGCCTTCGAACAGGGCGTGAACAGCGTCAGCTGGCTGCTGATCCGCTTCGCGGCCGTGATGGTGCCCGTGGTGCTGTTCATCAACGGCTACACCAAGGGCGACTGGGGCGAGGCCTTTTTATTCGCGCTGTCGGTGGCCGTGGGCCTGACGCCCGAGATGCTGCCGATGATCGTCACCTCCACGCTGGCCAAGGGCGCCGTGGTGCTGTCGCGCCAGAAGGTAATGGTCAAGCGCCTGGACGCGATTCAGAACTTTGGCGCCATGGATGTGCTGTGCACCGACAAGACCGGCACGCTGACGCAGGACCGCATCGCGCTGGAGCGCCATACTGACGTGCAAGGCCGTCCCAGCGACGAGGTGCTGCAGTTCGCCTACCTCAACAGCTACTACCAGACCGGGCTCAAGAACCTGCTGGACCGTGCCGTGCTCGAGCATGTGGAGCTGCACACGCGGCTGCATGTCAACGAGGACTACCGCAAGGTCGACGAAATCCCCTTCGACTTCCAGCGCCGGCGCATGTCCGTGGTGGTAGCCGAGCGCGACCACCACCACGAGCTGATCTGCAAGGGCGCGGTCGAGGAAATCCTGCAGGCCTGCACGCATATCCGGGACAGCGGGCCAGACAGCGAGACCGTGCAGGCCCTCACGCCCGAGCGCCGCGAGCAGGTGCGCGCCGTCACCGAAGGCCTGAACAGCGAGGGGCTGCGCGTGGTGGCCGTGGCCATGAAGGAAGTGCCGCCCGACAAGAATACCTACGGCATCGCCGACGAGTCCGGACTGACCCTGATCGGCTATGTGGCCTTTCTCGACCCGCCCAAGGAATCCACCCAGGCCGCCATTGCTGCGCTGCTGCAGCATGGTGTGACAGTCAAGGTGCTGACGGGCGACAACGAGCTGGTGGCACGCAAGGTCTGCCGCGACGTGGGCCTGCAGGTGGACGAGGCGATTGTCGGCAACGACATCGAAGCCATGGACGAGGAGAAGCTGCGCCGCACGGTGGAGTCACACCTGCTGTTCGCCCGCCTGACGCCGCTGCACAAGGAGCGCATCGTACGAGCACTGCGAGCCAACGGCCATGTCACGGGCTTTATGGGCGACGGCATCAACGACGCGCCCGCGCTACGCGCCGCCGATATCGGCATCAGCGTCGACAGCGGTGTGGACATCGCCCGCGAAGCGGCCGACATCATCCTGCTGGAGAAAAACCTGATGGTGCTGGAGCAGGGCGTGCTCGAAGGACGCCGCACTTTCAGCAATATGCTCAAGTACATCCGCATGACGGCCAGCTCCAACTTCGGCAATGTGTTCTCGGTGCTGATCGCCTCGGCCTTCATCCCGTTCCTGCCCATGCTGCCCATGCAGCTGCTGATGCAGAACCTGCTCTACGACCTGTCGCAGATCGCCATTCCCTTCGACAACGTGGATGAGGAAATGGTGGCCAGGCCGCTGCGCTGGGACCCTCAGGACCTGGGCCGTTTCATGCTTTTCTTCGGCCCCATCAGTTCGCTGTTCGACGTGCTCACCTTCGCGCTGATGTGGTTCGTCTTCCACGCCAGCACGGCCGCAGAGCAAAGCCTGTTCCAATCGGGCTGGTTCGTGGTGGGACTGCTGACGCAGACGCTGATCGTGCACATGATCCGCACGCCCAGGATTCCCTTTGTGCAAAGCCGTGCCTCC
Protein-coding sequences here:
- a CDS encoding CaiB/BaiF CoA transferase family protein; this encodes MNGPLTGLRVLDIATIIAAPSAAALLADYGASVVKAELPGAGDGMRDFPPHKDGKPLWWKVTNRGKRLVTLDLRKPEGAALLLRMLPQFDVLIENFRPGTLDRWGLSKEALWQAQPSLVILRTTGFGQSGPYRDRPGFARLFEAMGGLTYISGEAQGAPMHSGYPLADNVGGLFGAVGVLAALWRRARNPQAPGEEIDLSLTEATLKLLEFLPIQHEQLGTVYQRSGNANQYSAPAAVYRTADGQWVSLSGSTNAMFANNCRAIGRPELIDEPCFANNRGRVQHAQELNGIFAAWCAAHPLAAVLAAFEAAQGTIAPVYGIDQIEADPHMRARQALCDVPDRDFGSVRMANVVPRFARSPGRIRHAGGSLGQDNEAFYQGELAMPAAELARLREAGVI
- a CDS encoding acyl-CoA dehydrogenase family protein, with the translated sequence MSIPESHHPLVRLSPDEAALLERVKTLVAERIGPDAERVAQQDVFAWDTFRLLCREGIVATAFPRTHGGSEASMMLRVRIIEEVASVCSTAASLVTGTDLSSRPIVAGGSEALRSALIPDLASGARQSAFALTEPGAGSDVARLGAHYAPAPQGGWTLNGQKKFITRANVADMFVVVARQADGPGGGRGLSAFVVPRDTPGITVSPVIPKLGWYGVPIALVSFDDVHIAPEHLLGKEGEGMALAQDTLLRARIGHAAIALGRAAGALQIAAQYANQRQVFGQPVGAHQGIQWMVAEMAAQIEAARCLVYSTAQRYDAGDADVAIHASIAKLHATDLCMRIVVDCLQLLGGNGYLKAFPLERFLRDAKMNQIGEGTSEIHKTLIGRHVLRRAAALPQHPCLDMEPELWT
- a CDS encoding NAD(P)H-dependent flavin oxidoreductase, whose translation is MSNALTNDLCRRLGIRLPIFGLAHRIEVAAAISRAGGLGVYAAARDGPHELQKKLRQLRELCPDHPVGVDLLLPTGLPEHDDRAAVAAALPQVHRDFVQGLFRQYDVPPATEGNFFSQYVRSQSLFEEQVDAIAGSDIEVFAAGVGTPVEALARIKARGLHTIALVGSVRHAQKAIAAGADILVAQGYDAGGHTGPIGTFTLVPQIVAAAEGRPVIAAGGIGTGAQVAASLALGAQGAWLGTLWLGTREHEMPQALAKKLIKADSEDTVITRAHSGKPCRVLRSAFSDAWAQPGAPEPLSMPYQQALTGDLLAAVEQHQIGPLMYEAAGQSVHWLRGIEPVAAVMDRLVTETRQALQSMAGYIA
- a CDS encoding Bug family tripartite tricarboxylate transporter substrate binding protein encodes the protein MDRRQFHLHLHLLLAGLVPGMSRAGTSPSHDGYPDRPIRIVVPYPAGGVVDVVLRAVCDPLSSALPQRIVVDNRPGADGRIGIDAVARAPADGYTLLAASPILTTAEHLMPDSRLRSRDFVGICGIASAPTVFVVHDTVPARTLKEFVALAALRPGEFNAANPGTGSSIHLAQELFFERTGIRLTNVSYKGQPPALLDLGSGLLQFALISQNLVLPLIQSGKVRALAVNAAARTRSLPEVPTIAQAGYPDILVQSWYGIGAPAKTPVPVVEWLSQQFQRALATPEVRARLAATDAEILALDAARFTELIAVETRRWGALIHKRGIRL
- a CDS encoding lysoplasmalogenase family protein, translating into MLSPSQVIVVATPVFFALIAVEWAVSLRRGRNAYALADAISSLNLGVLSQTSAVFTKLLTLGIYTVVASHVALIEADAFWLSLPGWLLALLFYDLCYYWLHRMGHEVGVLWAAHAVHHQSQAYNLSTALRQTSSGALLGWIFYLPMALAGVPPLVFAVVGLIDLLYQFWVHTEQVRKLGWFDRWFCAPSNHRVHHAVNERYLDRNYGGILIVWDRLFGTYKTEDDEEPCVYGTRGLLKSWDPLWANFSVYRQLAHDSWHARSWMDKVRVWFKPPGWRPADVAQRFPRPVFDLDEHRIIYSPPMGTGLRWFAGLQFAALVAGTSVFLWHADQSPLATNLIWFGVLLTGQWALGAAMQGRISLWLALMLQSGALATATAALGLQPWHWLFKPATMVFALICIASCARHALHTMQNLPQIHVQVLLAAIVFSMAGDVFLMLDGQLQTGLFIPGLISFLLAHVCYVALFRFDVTWFADRRALLLVAAIGATMYVFLWTHGLPAALRLPVAAYVGVIALMAAQAWGRYRQLRSRAALLTALGASFFMLSDSILAINRFVQPLPWSSVSVLGSYYAAQALIVWGCVRQWAEPATRQTPTQLQLKAT
- the mgtA gene encoding magnesium-translocating P-type ATPase; translated protein: MQTLKNLFRAFLRSHRLAGLFGRRPMPAGGPSTAVTVPPAQVQALQSAACSPVSGLLQQLDTSSRGLSPEQARQRQLRHGPNEVAHEKPLPAWQHLWHCYRNPFNLLLTLLAVVSYVTEDEKATIVIASMVLLSTLLRFVQEGRSRRAAARLQALVSNRVTVRRKTDASAADFRDSGGGHDTSLSELPMRELVPGDIVALSAGDMIPADCRLLSAKDLFVSQAAMTGESLPVEKDARTLAALQAGQLLEAGNLLFMGTNVVSGTAMAVVVATGNQTYFGTLAARITHQDRTATAFEQGVNSVSWLLIRFAAVMVPVVLFINGYTKGDWGEAFLFALSVAVGLTPEMLPMIVTSTLAKGAVVLSRQKVMVKRLDAIQNFGAMDVLCTDKTGTLTQDRIALERHTDVQGRPSDEVLQFAYLNSYYQTGLKNLLDRAVLEHVELHTRLHVNEDYRKVDEIPFDFQRRRMSVVVAERDHHHELICKGAVEEILQACTHIRDSGPDSETVQALTPERREQVRAVTEGLNSEGLRVVAVAMKEVPPDKNTYGIADESGLTLIGYVAFLDPPKESTQAAIAALLQHGVTVKVLTGDNELVARKVCRDVGLQVDEAIVGNDIEAMDEEKLRRTVESHLLFARLTPLHKERIVRALRANGHVTGFMGDGINDAPALRAADIGISVDSGVDIAREAADIILLEKNLMVLEQGVLEGRRTFSNMLKYIRMTASSNFGNVFSVLIASAFIPFLPMLPMQLLMQNLLYDLSQIAIPFDNVDEEMVARPLRWDPQDLGRFMLFFGPISSLFDVLTFALMWFVFHASTAAEQSLFQSGWFVVGLLTQTLIVHMIRTPRIPFVQSRASWPLLAATAAIMATGIFLPMGPLAENFKLQALPLGYFPWLIVILLAYAVLTTLLKRVYIRKYGW